The region CATTGGGCGCCGAGGCGCAGACGCCCGCGAAGATTCCTCGGGTGGGGGTGCTCCAAAACGGGTCCACGGCCACGGCTGGCCACCTGACGGATGCCTTTGCGCGGGGCCTGACCGAGCTTGGTTACACCGAGGGCAAGAACATCATCCTCGAAGTGCGCTACGCCGAGGGCCAGTTGAACCGGCTGCCTGCCCTCGCGCAGGAGCTTGCGAATCTCAGGGTGGATGCGCTGTTTGCGCCGTCTGCGCTGGCATCCAACGCTGCAAGGAAGGCCGGCCTCCGGGCGCCGATCGTGTTCGCCTTGGCGCCCGATCCGGTCGGCGACGGGTTCGCCGCCAGCCTTGCGCGGCCCGGGGGAAACATGACCGGGCTGACGAGCCAAAGCCCTGATCTCGCCGCCAAGCGCGTCGAACTCCTGCGTGAGGCGTTTCCGAAGACTTCCCGGCCGGCGGTCCTCTATGCCATGGGATTCCCGGGTGTGGGCGCGGAGCTGCAGGAAACAGAGCGCGCCGCGCGGACGTTCGGGAAGGATCTTTTGCCGGTCGAGGCGAAGCGTCCCGGGGACTTCGAGTCGGCGTTTGCCGAAGCGCTCAAGCGGCGGGCCGATGCGCTGCTGGTCATCGAGAATCCTATGTTCTTCACCAACCGGACCACGATCGTCGGCCTGGCGGAAAAACACCGGCTCCCCGCCATCTACCGATCCAGGGAATACGTCGTTTCGGGCGGGCTGATGAGTTACGGCTCCAACTACGCCGACCTCTGCCGGCGCGCGGCGAGCTACGTCGACAAGATATTGAAGGGAGCGAGACCCGGTGAGCTTCCTGTGGAGCAGCCGGTCAAGTTCGAATTGATCATCAACCTCAGGACCGCGAAAGCAATAGGACTGACGATCCCGCGCGGGCTGCTGCTGCGCGCCGATGAAGTGATCGAATGACCGCAAGGAAGTTCGGCGCTCAAATCATCTTGGTTGAACCGATTTTCGTAGGAGGTCATCCATGATCATTGCGCTGGCGTCGCCTCGTATCGCCTCGGCCCTTGATGAGGGCTTATTAGCGGGGGGCGCCGGCGACAATCAATCGGCCGTCACGCCGGCCGCTTCACCCGGTCCGCCGGGATCACGGCGACGGCGTCGATCTCGATGAGGTACTCGGGCTTGACCAGGCGCTTGACCTCGACCAGGGTGCTGGCGGGATAGGGGCGCCGGAAGTACTGGCCGCGGACCTCGTGGATCTGCGCGAGCCCGCTCATGTCAGTGACGTACACGGTGACCCGCGCCACGTCGTCCAGGGTCCCGCCGGCGGCGGCGAGGACCGTGCGGAGGTTCTCGAGCACCTGCCGGGTCTGGGCGCGGATGTCGTCCTTGCCGACCAGGGCGCCGGCGGCGTCCTGGGCCACCTGTCCGGCGACGTGCAGCACCTTGCCCTCGGGCTGCCAGGCGGCGCTGGAGAAGATGCCGAAGGGCTTCGCGGTGCCGGGTGCGTCGAAGGCGTCTGCCATGGTCCCCTCCCGGGCTGGGTGTTGTCGCGGCCCCGATCATAGCGCAGCGCCGGTCGTCCTTGACGCTCCGCTTCCACCGGGATAGGCTCCCGGTGGCGCGGATGCGCCGCCGCCGATCCCAGCGCGCCGGGCGCTCGCCCGGGGAGGAACCCATGGCAGACGAGGTCCACTGTTCCGTCCAGGATCGCATCGCGACCGTCACCCTCGACCGCCCGGCCAAGCGCAACGCGCTCAACATGGCCGTGGTCGAGGGACTCTCCACGATCTTCGCGCGGCTCGAGCAGGCCCCGGACGTGCGCGTTGTCGTCATCCGCGGCGAGGGCCCCGTCTTCTGCGCCGGCATGGACCTGCGGGAGCTCGGTCAGCGGCTGGGCGAGGAGAAGGATCCGGAGCGGCGCGTGACCGAGGTCTTCCAGGAGATCGAGCGGAGCCGCCACCCCACAATCGCCATGGTCCAGGGCGACGCCGTCGCGGGCGGCTGCGAGCTGGCGCTGCACTGCGATCTGCGCGTGGCGGCGACGGCCGCGCGCTTCGCCATGCCGCTGGCGCGGCTCGGGCTCGTCGTGCCCTTCCCGCTGGGTCAGAAGCTGGTGGAGGTCGTGGGGCCGGCCTTCACGCGGGAGATCCTGCTGATGGGCGAGCCCGTGGACGCGCAGCGGGCCCGCGAGATGGGCATGGTCCACCGGGTGGTCCGTGCCGAGAAGCTCCATGGGGCCGTCTACGCCATGGCGCGAGCCATCGCCGCCCACGCCCCGCTGTCGCTGCAGGGGCTCAAGGCCACGACGCTGCGTGCCGTGGCGGCCAGCTCGCGCGTCGAGCACGGTGATCTCGACGAGCTGGCCCGGCGGGCGCGAAAGAGCCAGGACGCCGTGGAAGGCGTTCGCGCCATGCTGGAGAAGCGGCCGCCGGTGTTCCGAGGGGAGTGAGATGCCGCCGCTCTCCGGGCGGGTTGCCGTGGTCACCGGCGCCTCGCGGGGGATGGGGCGCGCCATTGCGCTGCGCCTCGCCGAGGACGGCGCCGACTGCGCGCTGATCTACCGCCAGAGCGCGGAGCAGGCGCAAGAGGTGGCGGGCCAGATCCAGGCGCGGGGGCGCCGGGCGCTGGCACTCCCGCTCGACCTCCGCGAGCCGGCGCAGGTGGGCCCGGTCTTCCAGCGCATCCGCGAGACCTTCGGCCGCGTGGACATCCTGGTCGCCAACGCGGCGGCCACGGCCTTCCGGCCCATGCTCGACCAGAAGGAGCACAACCTCCGCCGCACCTTCGCCATCTCGGTGGATTCCTTCGTCGCCGCCGTGCAGGCGGCGGTGCCGCTCATGGAGGGCCGGCCAGGCCGCATCGTGGCCATCTCCGGCATCGACAGCCACCAGTCGATGGCCGGCCACGGGGCGCTGGGCGCCGCCAAGGCTGCGGTGGAAAGCCTGGTGCGGACGCTGGCGCTGGAGCTCGGGCCGCGCGGCATCACGGCGAACGGCGTCAGCCCGGGCTTCGTCGAGACGGACTCCTCCCGCTTCTACACCGAGCGGGGGCTCAGGCGCGAGTACTCGCCGGCGGCGCTGGAGCTCATCGAGGGGACGCCCGTGCGGCGGCTCGGCACCGGCGAGGACGTGGCGGCCCTCGTGGCCTACCTGGTGTCCGACGGGGCGGGGTTCCTCACCGGCCAGACCATCGTCATCGACGGCGGGATCACCATCGTCTCGCCGCTCCACCGCCCCGCCCGGAATCTCTCGTCACGCTGAGCGGGCCAGCGCGAGCATCTCGCGGGCCGTCTTCACCATGGCCTCGTCGACCATGTCGCCCTTGTAGGTCACTGCGGCGATCCCCCGCGTGCGAGCTTCCTCCATGGCCTGGATCAGTCGCTCGTAGTAGGCGACCTCGTCCGCGGACGGGGTGAAGACGCGATTGACGATGGGCACATGCGAGGGATGCATGACGGTCTGCCCCCGGAAGCCGAGCTGCCGGTTCCAGCGGGCATCCTTCTCCAGCCCCTCCAGATCCTTGATGTTCCACCACGAGCTGACGGTCGGGTACTGGATGCCCGCCGCCCGGCAGTCCAGCACGGTCTTGGAGCGGAGGTAGAGCGTCTCCATGCCGTCCTTGGACCAGAGGTAGCCGATGGCCCGCGCGGCGTCTCCTCCGGGCCCGGCCGCCAGGCTCACCCGCCTGACCCGTGGGCAGGAGGTGGCGATCTCGTAGATGTTGCGCATCGCCGCCGCCGTCTCGCATCCCAGCGGCGTCTCGATCGTCCCGGGGGGGATGCCCAGGCGCTTCTCCAGATGAGTCAAGAGGGCGTCGAGCTCTCTCATGTCGGCCACCGTCTCGATTTTCGGCAGCGCGACCCCGTCGAGCTCGGGGCAGAGGACCCCCTCGAGATCGTCGAAGGTCAATCCCGTGGCGAAGCCGTTGATCCGGACGTTGACGGCCTGCCCCCGGGCCTTGAGCGAGGCGATGGCGGCCTTCACCAGGGGGCGGGCCGCGACCTTCTCCTGATCGGGGACCGAGTCCTCGAGATCCAGGATCAGGCAATCCGCCCCGTAGGCGATCGCTTTCTCCATCCAGGCCGCCCGATTGCCAGGCACGAACAGCGACGAGCGATACGGTTTCATCGGTCCCTGTCCTTTCGTGTCACCGGGCCTTGTACGCCGGCTTGCGCTTCTCGGCGAAGGCCCGGGGGCCTTCCTTGGCGTCTTCCGTCGTGCGGAGGAACTCCTGGAACGACTGCTCCAGCCGGATCCCCTGGTCCAGGGGCAGGCTCTGGCTCCGGATGGCCAGCTCCTTGATCGCGCGCAGGGCCAGCGGGCCGTTCTCGCAGAGCTGCCGGGCGCACTGCTCCGCCGCGGGCATCAGCTCCGCCATGGGGACGACCCTGTTGATCAGGCCGTAGCTCAAGGCCTCCTGGGCACTGAGGCGCCGCCCCAGGAGGAGCAGCTCCATGGCGACCGCGTAGGGGAGCTGTCGCAACGCCCGCTGGGTGCCTCCGTTGCCCGGCAGGATCCCTCGTTTCACCTCCGAGATCTCGAAGACCGCGTGCTCCGCCGCGATCCGGATATCCGTCCCGAACAGGAGCGTCATCCCACCGGCCAGGCAGTACCCGTTGACCGCGGCGATCACCGGTTTCCAGACCTCCAGGCCCCGGTTCAGCAGCATGTCCTTCTGCGTGAGCCAGAAATCCGCCTTCGCCGGCGCGCGGGTGATGAAGGACTTGAGGTCGGCTCCCGCCGTGAAGGCCTTCTGCCCGGCCCCGGTGACGATGGCCACCCACACCTCCGGGTTGTCCCGGACATCCACCCACGCGCGCGAGAGCTCCTCGTACACCTCCGCGTCCATGGCGTTCATGGCCTCGGGCCGGTTGATGGTGACATAGGCCACCCTGTCCTTCACCTCGTAGATCAGCTTCATGGTCTCCCCTTCCCTTTTCTCGTGCGCCTCAAACGAGCCTCGGCTGCTCGACGCGGGCCGGCACTAGTAGCCCTTGCGCTTGTCGATGAGGGCCAGGAGCGGCCGCCCGTCGCGCCGCCGCCGGAGGTTCTCGCAGAAGCAGGCGATGACGCGGCCGGCGCGGCGCGGGGAGCCGCCGGCGGTGTGCGGGGTCACGATGACCCGGGGGTGGGTCCAGAGCGGGTGCCCCGCCGGCAAGGGCTCGGGGTCGGTGACGTCGAGGCCCGCGCCCCAGAGGAGCCCCTCCGCCAGCGCCGCCATCAGCTCCTCGCCGTGGACGATCTCCCCGCGCGTGACATTGATCAGGATGGCGCCCAGGCGCATGCGCCGGCAGAGATCCCGCGTGAAGAGGTGGTGCGTCGCCTTCGTGAGCGGCAGGCCGATGACGACCACGTCGGAGAGCCCGAGCATCTCCCCCAGGCGGGCAGGACGCCAGATGGCCTCCACGCCGGGCTCGGGCGGCACCTCCTCGATGTCCACGGCCAGCACGCGCATCCCGAAGCCGAGCGCCCGGCGGGCCACCGCTCGCCCGGTCCCCCCGAAGCCCACGATGCCCATGGTCTGCTCGAAGAGCTCGCGCTGGTCAAGCCGGATGGGCTCGCGGAGTCGGTAGTCCGGATCGCGGAGCGCCGTGTGCACGCCGCGGGTGAGCCCGAGGAGGAGGGCGAAGGCGTGCTCCGCCAGGTGGACGCCGACTCCGCCCTTCTCGCTGGCGAGGATCACGTCGCTCTCCACCAGCTCGGGGCAGAGGAGGGCGTCCACGCCGGCGCCGATGGAGTGGTAGTAGCGGAGCCGCCGGGCGAGGAGGTAGATGTCCGGGGGCACGCGGCCGAAGAGGATCTCGGCCTCCGCGATCTCGGCGCGCTGGCGCTCGGGCTCGCGGGCCTCCACGAGGACGGCCCCCGGGCCGGCCGCGTCCAGGATGCCCGCGCGGTCGCCCGGGCCGAGGGCGGGCACGATGAGGTTGGGCGTGTAGAGGATCTTCACGGGAGCAGCCGGGGGAGGATCTGGCTGATCGGGCCGCGGAGCACGGCGTCGGCCAGCTCGTCCATCTCGGTGGGCTCGCCGTTGACGATGACCACCCGCGCCCCCGCGCTCTTCGCCGTCGGCACGACGCCGGCGATTGGCCACACCGAGAGCTTGGTGCCGAGAGCGAGCAGCAGGTCGGCGTGCCGGGCGGCCTGCTGGGCGCGCGTGAGGTCCGCCTCCACCAGCGCCTGGCCGAACGAGATCGTCGCCGACTTGAGGATGCCGCCGCAGGCCCGGCAGGCCGGGTCCTCCTCGCCCTCCCTGATCCGGGCCAGCGCCCGCTCCATGGGCGCCCGCGCGCCGCAGGACAGGCATACCACCTCCCGCAGGGTCCCGTGGATCTCGACCACGCGCTCGGGGGAAGAGCCCGCCAGCTGGTGGAGCCCATCCACGTTCTGGGTGATGAGGGTGTCGAGCTTGCCGAGGCGCTCGAGCGCCACGAGGGCGCGATGGCCGTCATTGGGCGCCGCCTGCCAGGCGGGGGACTCGAGCCGGCTCTGCCAGGCCCGCCGGCGCACATCGGGGTCCGCCAGGTAGTTCTGGAGGGTCGCCAGCTTCTCGGCGCCGGGGTTGCGGGTCCACAGGCCCTGGGGGCCGCGGAAGTCCGGGATGCCGGAGTCCGTGGAGATGCCCGCGCCCGTCAGCGCCACGATGCGCCGCGCCGCCTCGATCCAGCCTCGGACCGTGTCGATCATGTGGGCTCAGCCGAACACCATGACGCCGCGTGGCAGATCCCGGTGGCCATCACGCGGACGCGCGCCTCGCCCGCGCGCGGGCCCTCCTGCTCGACGTCGACCACCTGAAGGGGCGGGTTGGCCTGGTAGAGAATCGCGGCTTTCATGAGAGCGGTCTCCCTGGGGCGCCGATGACGCTCGCAGCGCTCGTTGACGCCGGGGCCTGGCGGGCCGGGCGGGCCAGCAGGGCCGGCACCGCATGGTAGCACCGTGGCGCGACCCTGCGCCATGCGCCCCGGCCCGCGCGCCTGCTCCTTGACGTTACCCGGGCATCGGGGCAGTATCGGGCCGGGCGGACGTCGCCCACGCGCCATGACGGAGGACGGCGCCCGCGCCGAGGGATGCGCGGGCGCGAGGAGAGCGAACGATGAGAGGAGCTCAGCGGACCTGGCCCCTGGCGCTGCTGGCCATCGTGTGCGTCGGCGCCCCGATCGCGCTGCAGGATGCCCACGCGCAGGACGACTTCCCCTCGCGGCCCATCCAGATCGTCGTCCCCTTGCCGCCGGGGGGCGCGGCGGACCTGCACGCCCGCCCGCTCGCGCGCGTCATGGAGCGCCTGCTCAGGCAGCCGGTCGTGGTGGTCAACAAGCCCGGCGCAGGCAGCGCCGTGGGCACGCAGTTCGTGGCGAACAGCAAGGCCGACGGCTACCTGCCGATGGTCGCGATGCCCGGCTTCTTCATCATCCCGCAGGTGGATGCGCTGTTCGCCCGGGCGCCGAAGTTCACGGTGGAGCAGTTCGGGCCCATCGCCCGCCTCAGCGCGGACCCGCTGGTGCTCGTCGCCCACCCGGCCCGGCCGTGGAAGTCGGTCGCCGAGCTGCTGGCCGACGCCAAGCGCCGGCCCGGCGAGATCACCTACGGGTCGTCCGGGAACTACACGGGCATCCACCTGCCCATGGAGATGTTCGCCGCGTCCGCCGGCATCACCCTCAAGCACGTCCCCTATAACGGCGCCGGCCCGGCGGTCGCCGCCCTGCTGGGCGGCCACCTGGATACGATGATCTCCGGGCCGGGCCCGGTACTCGCCCATGTCAAGGCGGGGGCGCTGCGCGCGCTGGCGACGATGGGGAGCAAGCGGCTTCGGGCGCTCCCCGACGTCCCGACGCTCCGGGAGCTCGGGCGCGACTTCGAGTACTACCTGCAGGTCGGGATGGTCGTGCGCCGGGAGACACCCCCCGCGGTGGTGCGCACCTTCCGCACCGCGGTGAGGCAGGCGGCCGCGAGCCCCGAGTTCGAGTCGGCGATGACGACTCTGGGGACGACCGTGGCCTACATGGACGCGGACGAGTGGGGGGCGCGCTGGGCGCGGGACGTCAAGCTCATTACGGAGACGCTCCAGCGGATCGGGAAGCTGGAGTAATCTCGCGGCCGCCGTCGAGCCTCAGGGGGGATCGCCAGTGGACCTCGGCCTCAAGGGCAAGGTGGCCGCCATCACCGGGGGCAGTGAAGGCATCGGGCTCGCCACGGCGCATCGGCTCGGCGAGGAGGGCGTGCGCGTCGCGATCTGCGCCCGGCGGGCGGACACGCTGCGGGAGGCGGCCGGGGCGGTGCGCGCGGCCACGGGCGCCGAGGTGCTCGCCGTCGTGGCCGACGTCGCGAAGCCCGGCGATCCCGAGCGCTTCGTCAGCGAGACGCTCGAGCGCTTCGGCCGGATCGACGTCCTGGTGAACAACGCCGGGCGCGAGGCGATCGGCCCCTTCGAGGCCGCGGGCGACGAAGCGTGGCAGGCCGACCTCGACCTCAAGCTGTTCGGCGCCATCCGGGCCATCCGCGCCGCGCTCCCCGCCATGAGGCGGAATGCCGGCGGGCGCATCGTCAACGTGACGCAC is a window of Candidatus Rokuibacteriota bacterium DNA encoding:
- a CDS encoding ABC transporter substrate-binding protein; its protein translation is MKTILLLLVCASLLALGAEAQTPAKIPRVGVLQNGSTATAGHLTDAFARGLTELGYTEGKNIILEVRYAEGQLNRLPALAQELANLRVDALFAPSALASNAARKAGLRAPIVFALAPDPVGDGFAASLARPGGNMTGLTSQSPDLAAKRVELLREAFPKTSRPAVLYAMGFPGVGAELQETERAARTFGKDLLPVEAKRPGDFESAFAEALKRRADALLVIENPMFFTNRTTIVGLAEKHRLPAIYRSREYVVSGGLMSYGSNYADLCRRAASYVDKILKGARPGELPVEQPVKFELIINLRTAKAIGLTIPRGLLLRADEVIE
- a CDS encoding RidA family protein — its product is MADAFDAPGTAKPFGIFSSAAWQPEGKVLHVAGQVAQDAAGALVGKDDIRAQTRQVLENLRTVLAAAGGTLDDVARVTVYVTDMSGLAQIHEVRGQYFRRPYPASTLVEVKRLVKPEYLIEIDAVAVIPADRVKRPA
- a CDS encoding enoyl-CoA hydratase/isomerase family protein, whose product is MADEVHCSVQDRIATVTLDRPAKRNALNMAVVEGLSTIFARLEQAPDVRVVVIRGEGPVFCAGMDLRELGQRLGEEKDPERRVTEVFQEIERSRHPTIAMVQGDAVAGGCELALHCDLRVAATAARFAMPLARLGLVVPFPLGQKLVEVVGPAFTREILLMGEPVDAQRAREMGMVHRVVRAEKLHGAVYAMARAIAAHAPLSLQGLKATTLRAVAASSRVEHGDLDELARRARKSQDAVEGVRAMLEKRPPVFRGE
- a CDS encoding SDR family oxidoreductase, whose translation is MPPLSGRVAVVTGASRGMGRAIALRLAEDGADCALIYRQSAEQAQEVAGQIQARGRRALALPLDLREPAQVGPVFQRIRETFGRVDILVANAAATAFRPMLDQKEHNLRRTFAISVDSFVAAVQAAVPLMEGRPGRIVAISGIDSHQSMAGHGALGAAKAAVESLVRTLALELGPRGITANGVSPGFVETDSSRFYTERGLRREYSPAALELIEGTPVRRLGTGEDVAALVAYLVSDGAGFLTGQTIVIDGGITIVSPLHRPARNLSSR
- a CDS encoding CoA ester lyase is translated as MKPYRSSLFVPGNRAAWMEKAIAYGADCLILDLEDSVPDQEKVAARPLVKAAIASLKARGQAVNVRINGFATGLTFDDLEGVLCPELDGVALPKIETVADMRELDALLTHLEKRLGIPPGTIETPLGCETAAAMRNIYEIATSCPRVRRVSLAAGPGGDAARAIGYLWSKDGMETLYLRSKTVLDCRAAGIQYPTVSSWWNIKDLEGLEKDARWNRQLGFRGQTVMHPSHVPIVNRVFTPSADEVAYYERLIQAMEEARTRGIAAVTYKGDMVDEAMVKTAREMLALARSA
- a CDS encoding enoyl-CoA hydratase/isomerase family protein → MKLIYEVKDRVAYVTINRPEAMNAMDAEVYEELSRAWVDVRDNPEVWVAIVTGAGQKAFTAGADLKSFITRAPAKADFWLTQKDMLLNRGLEVWKPVIAAVNGYCLAGGMTLLFGTDIRIAAEHAVFEISEVKRGILPGNGGTQRALRQLPYAVAMELLLLGRRLSAQEALSYGLINRVVPMAELMPAAEQCARQLCENGPLALRAIKELAIRSQSLPLDQGIRLEQSFQEFLRTTEDAKEGPRAFAEKRKPAYKAR
- a CDS encoding D-2-hydroxyacid dehydrogenase, with translation MKILYTPNLIVPALGPGDRAGILDAAGPGAVLVEAREPERQRAEIAEAEILFGRVPPDIYLLARRLRYYHSIGAGVDALLCPELVESDVILASEKGGVGVHLAEHAFALLLGLTRGVHTALRDPDYRLREPIRLDQRELFEQTMGIVGFGGTGRAVARRALGFGMRVLAVDIEEVPPEPGVEAIWRPARLGEMLGLSDVVVIGLPLTKATHHLFTRDLCRRMRLGAILINVTRGEIVHGEELMAALAEGLLWGAGLDVTDPEPLPAGHPLWTHPRVIVTPHTAGGSPRRAGRVIACFCENLRRRRDGRPLLALIDKRKGY
- a CDS encoding NAD-dependent deacylase, encoding MIDTVRGWIEAARRIVALTGAGISTDSGIPDFRGPQGLWTRNPGAEKLATLQNYLADPDVRRRAWQSRLESPAWQAAPNDGHRALVALERLGKLDTLITQNVDGLHQLAGSSPERVVEIHGTLREVVCLSCGARAPMERALARIREGEEDPACRACGGILKSATISFGQALVEADLTRAQQAARHADLLLALGTKLSVWPIAGVVPTAKSAGARVVIVNGEPTEMDELADAVLRGPISQILPRLLP
- a CDS encoding tripartite tricarboxylate transporter substrate binding protein; its protein translation is MRGAQRTWPLALLAIVCVGAPIALQDAHAQDDFPSRPIQIVVPLPPGGAADLHARPLARVMERLLRQPVVVVNKPGAGSAVGTQFVANSKADGYLPMVAMPGFFIIPQVDALFARAPKFTVEQFGPIARLSADPLVLVAHPARPWKSVAELLADAKRRPGEITYGSSGNYTGIHLPMEMFAASAGITLKHVPYNGAGPAVAALLGGHLDTMISGPGPVLAHVKAGALRALATMGSKRLRALPDVPTLRELGRDFEYYLQVGMVVRRETPPAVVRTFRTAVRQAAASPEFESAMTTLGTTVAYMDADEWGARWARDVKLITETLQRIGKLE
- a CDS encoding SDR family oxidoreductase; the encoded protein is MDLGLKGKVAAITGGSEGIGLATAHRLGEEGVRVAICARRADTLREAAGAVRAATGAEVLAVVADVAKPGDPERFVSETLERFGRIDVLVNNAGREAIGPFEAAGDEAWQADLDLKLFGAIRAIRAALPAMRRNAGGRIVNVTHIGAKQPRARSVPTSVSRAAGIALTKALSKELAEAGVLVNTVCVGLIWSGQWERRRRLLSPPPSPEEYERQVMTERAAALNPIPLGRMGRPEEVADLIAFLASARAAYITGTAINVDGGASGVV